The genomic DNA GCCCCATCAAAAAACCTGTTATACCGATAAAAATAAAAGGAATGCCAAATAATATCCTATCAGTAAGTACAGCTAACGCCCTGTTTTTAAGGTCAGGGTTTGATCTGATGATCTCCAACAATTTTTTATTTTCCATATCCTCAAACTCGTACTTCTTAATGTATTTAACATCGAGAATAAACCTGTACTTTTCAAATTTTAGAATACTATACCCATTTTCCGAAGGAAGCTGTATGTAACCGTTTTTTAAAACAAGTCTGTTGTTTGAAAATTCTGCCTGTTTTGCTGTTATTGTTATTCCCTGTGCTTTGTTGTAAATAAATATATCTTCCATCTTGTTGTCCTTTTTTTGAGACACATAAATGGTTATATCATCTGACAGTTTCAAAAAGTTTTGGTGGACGATAGAATCAAGGATATGTTTTTTTACATTTATAGTTATAAACTCGGCTCTTTCTCTGTTTGCAAAAGGAACTACCACAAGACTTATTATTAATGCCGTTATTACAAATATGAACGATACAGCAGCAACAGGAAGGATAAGCTGATTTTTACTAATTCCGGCAGAATAAACAGCGTATATCTCCCTTTTTTCCCTTAATGAGTATCCCACAAGAACTGAAGACAGAAAAAAACCAAAGAAAAGCTGATATTTAAAAAATGAAAGGTTTACATAGAAAAGAACCTGAAGAAATTTTATAAGTCCAGAATGGTATATTATGGAAGGAAGGTGAAGAAGCTGGGAAGACACAATAACGACAGAAAAAAAACCTATTAAAATAAAAAAATATTTAAAGATGCTTTTTCCAATATAGCTGTATAGGATTTTCATAAATCAAGATTTTAACATAAATCTACTTTTTTATATTTTTAAGATGTTCCTTGTATGATCTGGAAAATATATGTCTCTTTCCGTCTTTTGAAAAAAAATACAAAAAATCTGTCTCTTTATAATTAATTACAGATTTTAAAGTTTGGAGAGAGAAACTTGAAATAGGCGTAGGAGGAAGACCACTGTTCAGGTAAGTGTTGTAAGGTGAGTCAACCTCCATATCCTTTTTTTCAAGTTTTCCCTTCCATTTTCCCTGTAGTTTAAGGGCGTATATAACAGTTGGATCTATCTGGAGTTTCATGCCTTTTTTAAGCCTTTTTATGATTATACCTGCTATTATCGGTTTTTCTTCAGGAACAGCTGTCTCTTTTTCAACAAGAGATGCTATTATCATCACTTCATAATCTGAAAGCCCATTAACATTTTTTAAAACAGGTCTGTATCTTTTTTTGAATATACTTAAAAAGCTTTTAATGATCTCCTCAACTTCAGCGTTTTTTCTAAAATGGTAAGTTTCAGGTGGAAAGTATCCTTCAAAACTGTCTCCCTTCAGACCAAACCTTCTGACATTTTCTTTATTAAAAACATATCTGTAAAACCTTTCTTTTTGAATAAATCCTTTATTTTCAAGCTTTTCACCTATATCTATCAGATCTTCGCCGGGAATTATCGTAAACCTGAAAAGCCTTTCTTTTCCTCTATAGAGCTTTTCCCACACATCTTTTATGCTGAGATTTCCCTCAAATCTGTAATATCCAGATTTAGGAAATCCCCCTTTAACTTTTGAGTAAAGGATAAATATAAATTTGTTTTTTATTACCCTGTTTTTTTCAAGGATTTTTCCAATTTCTGATATGGTCGTTCCTGATGGTATGGATATTTCAACAGGTTGTATCTTTCTTTTCATATTTATCTGGGTGTATAAAAAAATAAAACCAAAAGCTACAATAGCAAAAAGAAATCCGGCTGTGTATCTAATCATCGCATATGTAGGCTGTCAAGATATGTCTTCAGTATGTAAACAGCCGAAACAGAATCAATCATCTTTTTCCTTTTTGACTTTTTAGTTGTTTCTCTTAGCTGTTTCTCTGCCAGTGTTGTTGTAAACCTCTCGTCCACAAACTTAACCTCAATATCTGGGATCTCCTGCTTCATCTTTTCAACAAACTCTCTTGTTATCTTTGCCTGTTCCCCTTCTTCTCCCTTTAATGTGAGAGGAAGACCGACAACAACAGTTTTTATGCCGTAATCTTTTATGATCTGTTTTATTTTATTGAATACATCTTTGTCATTTTCAATCGGAGTGAGAGGATTTGCAGAAATTCCAAGGGGATCGCTGTAAGCGACCCCAATTCTTTTCAGTCCAACATCAAGGGCTAAAACTCTTTCTCCCATCAGGCTGTTTCACATTCCTCACATCTTGATGATATTCCTGCAAGTTTATAAAGGGGGCAGAAGGAGATAATTGAGGTTAAAATCAGAATATACCCTACAATCTGTGCGATTTCAAAAACCCCTCCTTTTTCAATACCGAGCCATACAAAAATAACTCCAATGAGAACCCTCACCACTGCGTCCCAAAAACCCATCATTTTCATACCCTCCTGTTTATTTAAACTACCGCCTCTGCTTTTGTGCCCATGACCTCTTCAGGGTGGGCTATTCTTCCTAAAACGGCAGAAGCAGCAGCAACAGCCGGTCCTGCAAGGTATACCTCACTGTTTGGGTGTCCCATTCTTCCTGTAAAATTCCTGTTTGATGTTGATACGCAAACCTCACCTTCAGCAAGGATACCCATGTGACCCCCTAAACATGGTCCACATGTTGATGTGCTTATGAGACACCCTGCGTCTGCAAGTATCTCAAGAAGACCCTCATGGAGAGCCTGTTTGTAGGTTCTGTCTGATGCTGGTATAACTATACATCTGACATCAGGGTGAACCTTTCTTCCTTTGAGTATCTGGGCTGCTATTCTCAGGTCTGTGATCCTTCCGT from Persephonella sp. includes the following:
- the mltG gene encoding endolytic transglycosylase MltG, producing MIRYTAGFLFAIVAFGFIFLYTQINMKRKIQPVEISIPSGTTISEIGKILEKNRVIKNKFIFILYSKVKGGFPKSGYYRFEGNLSIKDVWEKLYRGKERLFRFTIIPGEDLIDIGEKLENKGFIQKERFYRYVFNKENVRRFGLKGDSFEGYFPPETYHFRKNAEVEEIIKSFLSIFKKRYRPVLKNVNGLSDYEVMIIASLVEKETAVPEEKPIIAGIIIKRLKKGMKLQIDPTVIYALKLQGKWKGKLEKKDMEVDSPYNTYLNSGLPPTPISSFSLQTLKSVINYKETDFLYFFSKDGKRHIFSRSYKEHLKNIKK
- a CDS encoding DUF2892 domain-containing protein, encoding MMGFWDAVVRVLIGVIFVWLGIEKGGVFEIAQIVGYILILTSIISFCPLYKLAGISSRCEECETA
- a CDS encoding LptF/LptG family permease produces the protein MKILYSYIGKSIFKYFFILIGFFSVVIVSSQLLHLPSIIYHSGLIKFLQVLFYVNLSFFKYQLFFGFFLSSVLVGYSLREKREIYAVYSAGISKNQLILPVAAVSFIFVITALIISLVVVPFANRERAEFITINVKKHILDSIVHQNFLKLSDDITIYVSQKKDNKMEDIFIYNKAQGITITAKQAEFSNNRLVLKNGYIQLPSENGYSILKFEKYRFILDVKYIKKYEFEDMENKKLLEIIRSNPDLKNRALAVLTDRILFGIPFIFIGITGFLMGLQIQSSRDYVVTAAIFVSILYLIINTYFVKLIQKGSVNPLIYGIILTVYFGFLMIYFYKKK
- the ruvX gene encoding Holliday junction resolvase RuvX, which encodes MGERVLALDVGLKRIGVAYSDPLGISANPLTPIENDKDVFNKIKQIIKDYGIKTVVVGLPLTLKGEEGEQAKITREFVEKMKQEIPDIEVKFVDERFTTTLAEKQLRETTKKSKRKKMIDSVSAVYILKTYLDSLHMR